In one Defluviitalea raffinosedens genomic region, the following are encoded:
- a CDS encoding metal ABC transporter substrate-binding protein, whose translation MKKYISFFLIVTMSVLYLSGCSTSIIHQNQQSEKFQIVTTIFPVFDWVREIIGDDADYVEIAMLIDNGADLHSYQPTADDLIKISTCDMFIYVGGESDRWVEDALKNAVNKDMVVINLINALGDLVKKEEIVEGMQDSDHDYENEADLEHNHENEIDYEAESEHSHEMDHETESEHGHKDEEEHHELDEHIWLSLKNAQLLCWEIATQLCEKDPQHKDDYLTNLSVYIKKLSALDAKYQKVVDHAVNKTLLFGDRFPFRYLVDDYNFDYYAAFSGCSAETEASFETITFLSNKVDELGLNSVLKIDGTKHNIAETVVSNTKNKNQQILSMNSMQSITGEDVKNGISYLSVMEQNLEVLKEALK comes from the coding sequence ATGAAAAAATATATTTCTTTCTTTTTAATTGTAACAATGTCTGTTTTATACCTGTCCGGCTGCAGTACCAGTATAATTCATCAAAATCAGCAGAGTGAGAAATTTCAAATCGTCACAACGATTTTTCCGGTTTTTGATTGGGTAAGAGAAATTATTGGTGATGATGCCGATTATGTGGAAATTGCGATGCTTATTGACAATGGGGCGGATCTTCACAGTTATCAGCCTACGGCTGATGATTTAATCAAAATTTCCACTTGTGACATGTTTATCTATGTCGGGGGAGAATCTGACAGATGGGTTGAAGATGCTTTAAAAAATGCAGTTAATAAGGATATGGTGGTTATTAATCTGATAAACGCTTTGGGCGACTTAGTAAAAAAAGAGGAAATCGTTGAAGGGATGCAGGATTCAGATCATGACTATGAAAATGAGGCAGATTTAGAGCATAACCATGAAAATGAAATAGATTATGAAGCCGAGTCAGAGCATAGTCATGAAATGGATCATGAAACGGAATCAGAACATGGTCACAAGGACGAAGAAGAACACCATGAACTCGATGAGCATATATGGCTTTCTTTAAAAAATGCTCAGTTACTTTGTTGGGAGATTGCTACTCAATTATGTGAAAAAGATCCTCAACATAAAGACGACTATTTGACAAATTTATCGGTATATATTAAAAAGCTTTCCGCTCTTGATGCGAAATATCAGAAAGTAGTTGACCATGCAGTAAATAAAACCTTACTCTTTGGTGATCGTTTTCCATTCCGTTATCTTGTAGATGATTATAATTTTGATTATTACGCAGCGTTTTCTGGATGTTCCGCAGAAACTGAGGCCAGTTTTGAAACAATTACTTTTCTTTCAAACAAAGTGGATGAGTTAGGTTTAAACAGCGTGTTGAAAATAGATGGCACGAAGCATAATATCGCAGAGACTGTGGTTTCAAATACCAAAAACAAGAATCAACAGATACTTTCTATGAACTCTATGCAATCCATAACTGGCGAGGATGTAAAAAACGGAATTTCCTATCTTTCGGTAATGGAACAAAATCTGGAAGTACTGAAAGAAGCGTTGAAATAA